A window of Cytobacillus sp. FSL H8-0458 genomic DNA:
TCCAAATTCAGCAGAAAACAAAAAAGTTGTTTATAATACAAAAGATCTTAACTTATGGTATGGTGAAGGCCATGCGTTAAAAAATATAAATTTAGCCATCAATGAAAATGAAGTAACGGCGATTATCGGACCATCAGGATGCGGTAAGTCCACATATATTAAAACGCTGAACCGCATGGTTGAACTTGTGCCTTCAGTAAAAATTTCCGGCGAAATCTTATACCGGGAGCGCAATATTCTTGATAAATCATTTAAAGTGGAGGATTTAAGAACAAATGTGGGGATGGTCTTTCAAAAGCCAAATCCATTTCCAAAGTCCATTTATGAGAATGTAGCATATGGACCAAAAATTCACGGTATCCGCGATAAAAAAATCCTTGATGAGATTGTTGAAAAAAGTTTGAGGGGTGCCGCTATTTGGGATGAAGTAAAGGATCGGCTGAACCAGAATGCGTATGGCCTATCCGGCGGGCAGCAGCAGCGACTTTGCATTGCACGCTGTCTTGCCATTGAACCGGATGTCATTTTAATGGATGAGCCTACATCTGCACTTGACCCTATCTCTACATTAAAGGTAGAAGAGCTTGTACAGGAGCTTAAGCAAGAATTCAGCATTATCATCGTTACTCATAATATGCAGCAGGCAGCACGTATTTCTGATAAAACAGCTTTCTTCTTAAATGGTGAAGTAATCGAGTTTGCCGATACTGATAAGATATTTTCTACCCCTTCAGATAAGCGGACTGAAGATTATATCACTGGACGATTCGGCTGATCTATTATATTGGTTTGTATCAACGATTTTAATCATTACTATTAGGATGAAGGGGGATTACATTGATGGTAGTACGTGAGAGGTTTGAATATGATCTTCAGGAGCTTCAAAAGAAACTGATTGAAATTGGCAATTTTGCAGGAGAAGCTTTGCATAGATCGGTTGAAGCGCTTGAAACTAAAAATATAGAATTGGCACTTGAGATTATTGATGACGATAACCAGGCAGATATTTTATATGAGGAAATAAATGATTTAGCGATACTATTAATTGCTAAACAGCAGCCAGTGGCAATTGACCTCCGCCGCATCATTGTGGCTATAAAGATCGCAACAGACATTGAAAGAATTGCAGACTTTGGAGTGAATATTGCAAAGTCCACCATACGGATTGGGTCAGAGCCGCTAATTAAGCCGATTGAACATATAAAGAAAATGTATGAAATTTCAACTGAAATGCTGCGTCTATCACTGGAAGCTTTCACTGAAGAAGATACTGCAAAAGCCAAAAAAGTTGCCGATATGGATGATCAGGTCGATGACCTCTATGGTGAAACCATTAAAGAGCTGCTGCAAATTAATCTGCAGAAACCGGAATACCTGCCGCAGATCACCCAGCTTTCATTTATTTGCCGTTATTTAGAAAGAGCAGCTGACCATGTTACGAATATTTCTGAACATATTTTTTATTTGGTTAAAGGACGCCAGTATGATTTAAATAATTAACAAGAAAAGCGGAAGCGCCTTGTTCACCCCGACAAGCACAAGACGAGCCTCGCGGGAAGGCGTTTTTTGCCTTTTTGGGAGGATTGGCTTGTGATCTCGAAGGGGTAGGCGCTGGAGCTAGACAAGAAAAGCGGAAGCGCCTTGCCGCACAGGAGCTATTCAATAAAAAAAGCTAAAAGGAATCTTCCCTTTTAGCTTTTTGTTATGATTTTAGCAATTTCTTTATAGCTCATATTATGGTTCAGTTCAAATGTGCCCAGCTGTATTTTTTTGCTGTACCCGTATTCCTCCATGTAATTGCCGAAGTCTGCTGCCTGGTCAATTACACTTGCTTTTTCAAGAAGTGACGCGATTTCCCCGGGTGTCATGCCGCTCTCAATGGTTAGCTGATATACTTTCTGAGACTCTTCTTCCTGCTCCGTATTTTCCTCAGCAGGTTCTTCTTCTTTTACTTCCTTATTCTCGTTTTGGTCTTTGGCGTCCGTCTGCTGTAAGAGAGTATATTCTTCGTTTGTTAATACAGTGTAGCTGTTTGCCTGCAGGAATTTTTTTGCGCTGCTTTCATCGATTGTTCTATTTGGGGTTTGCCCCGGTTTATTCAAAAAGTAGGCTGTGCCAAAGGCTATGACGGCAATAAGGATGCCAAATGCAAATGCCCTGGTATTTCTTTTATTCATAGCTATGGCCCCTAAATTTCATTTCTGTTTGAATGGTCCTTACTTCATCAGGTGAGAGTGAAGATTGTCTTGCAATTTGTTCTATTGACAGCCCTTGCCTGGTCAGCAGCATCACCTGATTTTTTATTATTTCATGAACTTCCCTTTTTTCTGCAAAATGAACAGAAGGCTCTGCAGGAACGTTCTGAGTAAAGGGTTCATCCTCCACCAGCAGTTCTTCTTCCAATACTTTTAATTTCTTTTTAATTTGATACATTTCCTGGATTTGCTGCATGGACATTTGGTCCATTTCATCGCGAAGCTCTTTATAAGGATCTCTCAAAAACACTGAAAGAATTAATAGCCCTATAGATAAGATCAATAATGACAGTAAGATTGATTCCAATAAAAGTCACCTCTAATTCATTGCACAGAAATATTTTACCATCTAAATTGACAAATTTCGATATATAATCCATAAACAGGTGAAATTTAAAGATTCCTGTCGCTGAAGCTCTGTCGAATCAGAAGCTCAGCAAACGTTTTAAAAATTTTTCCTATTTGAAATCGGGAAGGCATGTGCATTCGCAAGAAGCGACAATTTCCGTTCATTGTAGACTATCCATATCAGTGATAACATTGAGTTATATAAATAGTCATAAAATTTTGCTTTTTGTCATATAGAACCCTTTTTCTATGAAAATAATCGCAAGAGGTGCCGTCATGATAGATGAAATTATTAAGCTTCGCCGCAGGGGGCTTTCATTCCGTAAAATCGCAAGTAAGCTTGATACAACAGTCGGAAAAGTACAGTACCAGTGGACCAAACTTATCCAAAATAAAGGGAAACGCGACAGCGGGGAGTCTTTAGGGGAAAAATTAATATCTGAAGAAAATATCGTGCGAAATCAATCGAAAGATCATTTGACATTAACACGTTCAGCAGATGATAGTGCAAAAGTATTCTGGAGATTGTCTATTCAGAAAGTGAAGATGCTATCACTATACTTGGACGAGCCTGTCTCTTCCTTGAGAAAGTCTTTAAGGATCTATGATGTTACCGGGGTTATTTTTGATGGAGCCAATGCGGTCTGTGATCATGAAGTGATCCTTTCCGATCATTCTGAATGGACCTTTAAAGGGCTTAAACTCGGCAATGTGTATTGTGTTGAGCTGGGCATTAAAATAACAGATACTCATTTCATTCCGTTACTGCGTTCAGAAGCATTGTATACTTCTGAGGAATCACCTTCACACAGAAAAAGTGAATCTGAGCTTCAGCCTGCATGGACGGTAAATGTGAGTACATACACCTATTATGAATCAGTGAGTGAAGGAGAAGGTAAAGAATGATGGACTCGGTAACTTCAGGACTAAATAATAATAGTTTCATTAATGATAAACCTAAAATCCTTCTTCTTACCTGGGAGTATCCTCCCCATGTGGTAGGTGGTTTATCAAGGCATGTGTATGGACTCGCAGGTGGATTAAAACAGGATTATGAGGTTCATATACTGACTGCTAATCCCGGCACTCTTTCCAGCTATGAACGTATAAACGGTATCTATATCCACCGGGTTAAGCCGCTAAATGAAAAAGATCCTAATTTTCTGCACTGGATTTTGGGATTGAATTTGGCGATGGAGCAAAAAGCCATTGAACTGTCATCCTTCTGCCACTTTGAAATCATTCATGCACATGATTGGCTTGTAGGTGCATGCGGCCTGTCCTTAAAGGAGAGCTTGCACTGTCCTTTAATTACAACTATACATGCAACAGAATATGGAAGGAATAATGGGATCTACACAGAATTGCAGAAATTTATCCATACAAAAGAAGAACAGCTGATCATTGGATCAGATCAGGTTATTGTCTGCAGTGAATATATGAAGGAAGAAGTACTTCAGCAATTTTCAATTGCCAGCGAAAAAATAGCTGTTATCGCAAACGGAATCAGCAAAGAAACAATTCTTGATGATCCTGACAGCATATTGGAAGGGCTTCCGGTAAAAAAAGGCGGAAGACTGATATTCTCCATTGGACGGATGGTGAGGGAGAAAGGGTTTGATACCTTAATAGAGGCAGCGCCTATAATAAAAGAAAAGTATCCGGATGTTTATATAATCGTTGCCGGCAAAGGTCCTATGCTTGAAGCACACAGAAAAAAAGCAAGAGAACTGAAAGTTAATGATGTCATATATTTTCCGGGATTTGTAAATGACATGCAAAGATTAGCTCTCTTTCAAAAATGCGAAATCGCTGTTTTTCCAAGTTATTATGAGCCATTTGGCATTGTAGCCCTCGAAGCAATGATCACTGGAAAGCCTGCGATAGTTTCCAATACAGGAGGGTTAAAGGGAATCGTTAAACATGAATATTCCGGGCTGTTCATGGTCCCTGGAGATCCGCACAGCTTCGCAGAGCAGGCTTCCGCTATCCTTGAGAACCCTAAAGCTGCCGACACAATTGGCAAACAAGGCCAAAAGGTCGCAGAAAGCCTATTCAGCTGGGGACGCATTGCTGATGAAACAAAAAGAGTATTTCAAGAAACTCTGATCATCCAGAAGCTGGAAGATCTGGTATGATGTATTTTATTTTACCTGCCATTAAAATGCCGTTAAAAAAATTATAGAAAAAGGTGCATAAAGATGAATACATTAAATTGGATTCAATCTGATGTTTATGAAGAAATGGAGAAAGCGCCGATCGGGAAATTGAGGATGATTCCCGGATTATGGATAGACGGGAAAACTTACTGGATGGAAAATGTCAGTAAAGAAATGTTTCCTGATGAAAATATTTCTGTTCAAATTAAGACAGAAAAAATCCACTCTAAAATTTCCTATTTTAGATGCTATATTACTAACCATGCTGACGAGCCCAGAACGATTAAGCTTTTATTGCAGCACAGACATGAGTTTTCTTCCCGTGGACACCTTTCTTTCATTTCTCCCGCAGAAAATGTCATCTTTCATATGGCTGATTCCAAGCTGTTTTTGGTTAATGGCCAGCTAAACGGCAAAAAAATGGAAGAGTGTACGATTCAGCCATACTGGAACATTTTCAGTGATCAAATATGGAACTGCAAAAAGAAAGGAACATTAAAATACCACCCTATGGCCCAGGGCAATGCAATAAGCATCTTCGCACTTAATGCAGTATTCGATGGCAGAGGAACAGCAGAAGGCGAGTCATGGATAATAAACGGAAACAGCAAATCAGAAACGCTTCAGTATAACAGCCTGCTGATAGACAGGGTTAAAGAGGATACTTTTAAAAAAACGTACTAGCATTTCGATTTAAAAAATGCTATTATAGAAAAGTCGTATGAACGAACTAGTTTGAACATAGTTTGGAGGGAAATTACATGCGCGTAAACATTACGTTAGCT
This region includes:
- a CDS encoding DUF4912 domain-containing protein, with the translated sequence MIDEIIKLRRRGLSFRKIASKLDTTVGKVQYQWTKLIQNKGKRDSGESLGEKLISEENIVRNQSKDHLTLTRSADDSAKVFWRLSIQKVKMLSLYLDEPVSSLRKSLRIYDVTGVIFDGANAVCDHEVILSDHSEWTFKGLKLGNVYCVELGIKITDTHFIPLLRSEALYTSEESPSHRKSESELQPAWTVNVSTYTYYESVSEGEGKE
- the phoU gene encoding phosphate signaling complex protein PhoU — encoded protein: MVVRERFEYDLQELQKKLIEIGNFAGEALHRSVEALETKNIELALEIIDDDNQADILYEEINDLAILLIAKQQPVAIDLRRIIVAIKIATDIERIADFGVNIAKSTIRIGSEPLIKPIEHIKKMYEISTEMLRLSLEAFTEEDTAKAKKVADMDDQVDDLYGETIKELLQINLQKPEYLPQITQLSFICRYLERAADHVTNISEHIFYLVKGRQYDLNN
- a CDS encoding glycosyltransferase family 4 protein, coding for MMDSVTSGLNNNSFINDKPKILLLTWEYPPHVVGGLSRHVYGLAGGLKQDYEVHILTANPGTLSSYERINGIYIHRVKPLNEKDPNFLHWILGLNLAMEQKAIELSSFCHFEIIHAHDWLVGACGLSLKESLHCPLITTIHATEYGRNNGIYTELQKFIHTKEEQLIIGSDQVIVCSEYMKEEVLQQFSIASEKIAVIANGISKETILDDPDSILEGLPVKKGGRLIFSIGRMVREKGFDTLIEAAPIIKEKYPDVYIIVAGKGPMLEAHRKKARELKVNDVIYFPGFVNDMQRLALFQKCEIAVFPSYYEPFGIVALEAMITGKPAIVSNTGGLKGIVKHEYSGLFMVPGDPHSFAEQASAILENPKAADTIGKQGQKVAESLFSWGRIADETKRVFQETLIIQKLEDLV